One segment of Atribacterota bacterium DNA contains the following:
- a CDS encoding AbrB/MazE/SpoVT family DNA-binding domain-containing protein, translating into MKATIIPIGNSKGLRIPKAILEQCNILEEVSLEVRGDSITIKPIKNKPRKDWHKYFKIMKKKEEDKLLINEKIDLEMEDWEW; encoded by the coding sequence ATGAAAGCAACAATAATACCAATTGGAAATTCAAAAGGTTTGAGAATTCCAAAAGCAATATTGGAACAATGTAATATTTTAGAAGAAGTATCTTTAGAAGTAAGAGGAGATAGTATAACTATAAAACCTATCAAAAATAAGCCAAGAAAAGATTGGCATAAATATTTTAAAATAATGAAGAAAAAAGAAGAAGATAAATTACTAATTAATGAAAAGATTGACTTAGAAATGGAAGATTGGGAATGGTAA